The following proteins are co-located in the Meriones unguiculatus strain TT.TT164.6M chromosome 4, Bangor_MerUng_6.1, whole genome shotgun sequence genome:
- the Slc12a5 gene encoding solute carrier family 12 member 5 isoform X3 translates to MLNNLTDCEDGDGGANPGDGNPKESSPFINSTDTEKGKEYEGKNMALFEEEMDTSPMVSSLLSGLANYTNLPQGSREHEEAENNEGGKKKPVQAPRMGTFMGVYLPCLQNIFGVILFLRLTWVVGIAGIMESFCMVFICCSCTMLTAISMSAIATNGVVPAGGSYYMISRSLGPEFGGAVGLCFYLGTTFAGAMYILGTIEILLAYLFPAMAIFKAEDASGEAAAMLNNMRVYGTCVLTCMATVVFVGVKYVNKFALVFLGCVILSILAIYAGVIKSAFDPPNFPICLLGNRTLSRHGFDVCAKLAWEGNETVTTRLWGLFCSSRFLNATCDEYFTRNNVTEIQGIPGAASGLIKENLWSSYLTKGVIVERRGMPSVGLTDGTPVDMDHPYVFSDMTSYFTLLVGIYFPSVTGIMAGSNRSGDLRDAQKSIPTGTILAIATTSAVYISSVVLFGACIEGVVLRDKFGEAVNGNLVVGTLAWPSPWVIVIGSFFSTCGAGLQSLTGAPRLLQAISRDGIVPFLQVFGHGKANGEPTWALLLTACICEIGILIASLDEVAPILSMFFLMCYMFVNLACAVQTLLRTPNWRPRFRYYHWTLSFLGMSLCLALMFICSWYYALVAMLIAGLIYKYIEYRGAEKEWGDGIRGLSLSAARYALLRLEEGPPHTKNWRPQLLVLVRVDQDQNVVHPQLLSLTSQLKAGKGLTIVGSVLEGTFLENHPQAQRAEESIRRLMEAEKVKGFCQVVISSNLRDGVSHLIQSGGLGGLQHNTVLVGWPRNWRQKEDHQTWRNFIELVRETTAGHLALLVTKNVSMFPGNPERFSEGSIDVWWIVHDGGMLMLLPFLLRHHKVWRKCKMRIFTVAQMDDNSIQMKKDLTTFLYHLRITAEVEVVEMHESDISAYTYEKTLVMEQRSQILKQMHLTKNEREREIQSITDESRGSIRRKNPANTRLRLNVPEETAGDSEEKPEEEVQLIHDQNAPSCPSSSPSPGEEPEGEGETDPEKVHLTWTKDKSVAEKNKGPSPVSSEGIKDFFSMKPEWENLNQSNVRRMHTAVRLNEVIVNKSRDAKLVLLNMPGPPRNRNGDENYMEFLEVLTEQLDRVMLVRGGGREVITIYS, encoded by the exons GCCCCACGCATGGGCACCTTCATGGGCGTGTACCTCCCGTGCCTGCAGAACATCTTTGGCGTCATCCTCTTCCTGCGGCTCACTTGGGTGGTTGGCATCGCAGGCATCATGGAGTCCTTCTGTATGGTCTTCATCTGCTGCTCCTGT ACGATGCTCACAGCTATTTCCATGAGCGCGATCGCAACCAATGGTGTGGTGCCTG CTGGTGGCTCCTACTACATGATTTCCAGGTCTCTGGGCCCGGAGTTTGGGGGCGCCGTGGGCCTCTGCTTCTACCTGGGCACTACCTTTGCTGGGGCTATGTACATCCTGGGCACCATCGAGATCCTGCTg gcttatCTCTTCCCAGCTATGGCCATCTTCAAGGCAGAAGATGCCAGTGGGGAGGCAGCCGCCATGTTGAACAATATGCGGGTGTATGGCACCTGTGTGCTCACCTGCATGGCCACTGTAGTCTTTGTGGGTGTCAAGTACGTCAACAAGTTTGCCCTGGTCTTCCTGGGTTGTGTCATCCTGTCCATCCTGGCCATCTATGCAGGGGTCATCAAGTCTGCCTTCGACCCACCTAATTTCCC GATCTGCCTCCTGGGGAACCGCACGCTGTCTCGCCATGGCTTTGATGTCTGTGCCAAGTTGGCTTGGGAAGGAAATGAGACAGTGACCACACGGCTCTGGGGCCTTTTCTGCTCCTCCCGCTTCCTCAACGCCACCTGTGATGAGTACTTCACCCGAAACAATGTCACAGAAATCCAGGGCATTCCTGGTGCTGCCAGTGGTCTCATCAAAG AGAACCTGTGGAGTTCCTACCTGACCAAGGGAGTGATTGTGGAGAGGCGCGGGATGCCCTCCGTGGGCCTGACAGATGGCACCCCTGTTGACATGGACCACCCCTACGTGTTCAGTGATATGACCTCCTACTTTACCCTGCTTGTTGGCATCTACTTCCCCTCAGTCACAG GGATCATGGCTGGCTCCAACCGGTCCGGAGACCTGCGGGATGCTCAGAAGTCCATCCCTACTGGAACCATCCTGGCCATTGCCACCACCTCCGCTGTCT ACATCAGCTCTGTGGTTCTGTTTGGAGCCTGCATCGAGGGGGTGGTTCTTCGGGACAA GTTTGGGGAAGCTGTGAATGGCAACCTGGTGGTGGGTACCCTGGCCTGGCCATCTCCCTGGGTCATTGTCATCGGCTCTTTCTTCTCTACTTGCGGGGCTGGACTACAGAGCCTCACAGGGGCCCCACGCCTGCTCCAGGCCATCTCTCGGGATGGCATAGTGCCCTTCCTGCAG GTCTTTGGCCATGGCAAAGCCAATGGAGAGCCAACGTGGGCACTGCTGCTGACTGCCTGCATCTGTGAGATCGGCATCCTCATCGCTTCCCTGGACGAGGTCGCTCCCATCCTTTCCAT GTTCTTCCTGATGTGTTACATGTTTGTGAACCTGGCTTGTGCGGTACAGACACTGCTGAGGACGCCCAACTGGAGACCACGCTTTCGATATTACCACTG GACTCTCTCTTTCTTGGGCATGAGCCTCTGCCTGGCCCTCATGTTCATTTGCTCCTGGTATTATGCGCTGGTGGCCATGCTCATTGCCGGACTCATCTATAAATACATTGAGTACCGGGG GGCAGAGAAGGAGTGGGGTGACGGGATCCGTGGCCTATCCCTCAGTGCCGCCCGCTATGCTCTCCTACGTCTGGAGGAGGGACCCCCGCACACCAAGAACTGGAG GCCCCAGCTACTGGTGCTGGTGCGCGTGGACCAGGACCAGAACGTGGTGCATCCGCAGCTGCTCTCCTTGACCTCCCAGCTCAAGGCAGGAAAGGGCCTGACCATTGTGGGCTCTGTCCTTGAGGGCACCTTTCTGGAGAACCATCCTCAGGCTCAGCGGGCAGAGGAG TCTATCAGGCGCCTGATGGAGGCCGAGAAGGTGAAGGGCTTCTGCCAGGTGGTGATCTCCTCCAACCTCCGTGATGGTGTGTCCCACCTGATCCAGTCTGGGGGCCTTGGAGGGCTCCAGCACAACACAGTGCTGGTGGGCTGGCCTCGAAACTGGCGGCAGAAAGAAGATCACCAGACGTGGAGGAACTTCATCG AACTGGTTCGGGAAACCACAGCTGGCCACCTGGCCCTGCTGGTCACCAAGAATGTGTCCATGTTTCCCGGAAACCCGGAGCGCTTCTCCGAGGGCAGCATTGATGTGTGGTGGATCGTGCATGATGGTGGCATGCTCATGCTGCTGCCCTTCCTGCTGCGTCACCACAAG GTCTGGAGGAAATGCAAAATGCGTATCTTCACTGTGGCCCAGATGGACGACAACAGCATCCAGATGAAGAAGGACCTGACCACATTCCTGTACCATTTGCGCATTACTGCCGAGGTGGAGGTAGTGGAGATG CACGAGAGTGACATCTCAGCATACACCTATGAGAAGACGCTGGTAATGGAGCAGCGCTCTCAGATCCTCAAACAAATGCACCTAACCAAGAATGAGCGGGAGCGGGAG ATCCAGAGCATCACAGATGAGTCTCGGGGCTCCATTCGGAGGAAGAACCCAGCCAACACTCGGCTCCGCCTCAACGTTCCCGAAGAGACAGCTGGTGACAGTGAGGAGAAGCCGGAGGAGGAG GTGCAGCTGATCCACGACCAGAATGCTCCCAGCTGCCCCAGCAGCTCACCGTCTCCAGGGGAGGAgcctgagggggagggggagacagacCCAGAGAAGGTGCATCTTACCTGGACCAAGGACAAGTCGGTGGCAGAGAAGAATAAAGGCCCCAGTCCAGTCTCCTCAGAGGGCATCAAGGACTTCTTCAGCATGAAGCC GGAGTGGGAAAACTT GAACCAGTCCAACGTGCGGCGCATGCACACAGCCGTGAGGCTGAACGAAGTCATTGTGAATAAATCCCGGGATGCCAAGCTGGTTTTGCTCAACATGCCTGGGCCTCCCCGCAACCGCAATGGTGATGAAAACT ACATGGAGTTCCTGGAGGTCCTCACTGAGCAACTGGACAGGGTGATGCTGGTCCGCGGTGGCGGCCGAGAGGTCATCACCATCTACTCCTGA